Proteins from a genomic interval of Arvicanthis niloticus isolate mArvNil1 chromosome 26, mArvNil1.pat.X, whole genome shotgun sequence:
- the LOC143439024 gene encoding olfactory receptor 10D1B: MKNLSVVTQFILLGIPHTEGLETMLFVLFLSFYIFTLVGNLLILLAIISSTRLHTPMYFFLCQLSVCDIFFPSVSSPKMLFYLSGNTPAISYAGCVSQLFFYHFLGGTECFLYTVMAYDRFVAICYPLRYSVIMSHRVCAILAMGTSVFGCIHSTFLTSLTFQLPYCGPKDVNYYFCDIPVVMKLACADTSTLELVGFISVGLMPLSCFFFILTSYSCIVRSILQIRSTEGRHKAFSTCSAHFTAILLFYMPVIFIYLRPTPSPWLDATVQVLNNLVTPMLNPLIYSLRNKEVKSSLWTVLRPLCFFPKHL, translated from the coding sequence ATGAAGAACCTTTCAGTGGTGACTCAGTTTATCCTGCTGGGCATCCCACACACAGAGGGTCTGGAGACCATGCTCTTTGTCCTGTTTTTGTCTTTCTACATCTTCACTCTAGTGGGGAACTTGCTCATTCTCCTTGCGATTATCTCCTCCACTCGGcttcacacccccatgtacttcttcctatGCCAGCTGTCAGTGTGTGACATATTTTTCCCTTCTGTGAGCTCTCCCAAGATGCTATTCTACCTCTCAGGAAATACTCCAGCCATCTCCTATGCAGGCTGTGTGTCCCAGCTCTTCTTCTACCATTTCCTGGGTGGTACTGAGTGTTTCCTGTACACAGTAATGGCCTATGACCGCTTTGTTGCCATATGCTACCCTCTACGCTATTCAGTCATCATGAGCCATAGAGTCTGTGCCATCCTGGCCATGGGGACATCAGTTTTCGGCTGCATTCATTCCACTTTTCTAACTAGTCTCACCTTTCAGTTGCCCTACTGTGGCCCCAAAGATGTGAACTATTACTTCTGTGATATTCCTGTGGTTATGAAGCTGGCTTGTGCGGACACATCCACCCTGGAGTTAGTGGGGTTCATTAGTGTGGGCCTCATGCCCCTCAGTtgcttcttcttcatcctcacctCCTACAGCTGTATAGTTCGCTCCATCCTACAGATCCGCTCCACTGAGGGTCGACACAAAGCCTTCTCTACCTGTAGTGCCCACTTTACTGCCATCTTGCTCTTTTACATGCCAGTGATTTTCATTTATCTAAGGCCAACACCAAGTCCTTGGTTGGATGCAACTGTTCAGGTCCTGAACAACCTGGTCACCCCTATGCTAAATCCATTGATCTACAGTCTCCGGAATAAGGAGGTGAAATCATCACTGTGGACTGTCCTACGTCCACTATGCTTCTTTCCCAAGCATTTGTAA